The genome window GCTGCGTTGGCAACGTCGAACACCAGCGTGCTCACCGTAGTTCCATCGGTGGTGGCGACGACGCTACCCCTTAACTCCAACGAGCCGCGGGTCTTCTGAAGTCCCGCGTACACCGCCTCTTTGCCCCGTTCCGAGCTGAAGAGACCGGTGCTGAGGACCACGAAAGCGAAGACGGTAGCAACGACCACGAAGGCGATGAGGATTATCGCCGTCTCCAGGCCGGTGATGCCCTTCTCCTCCCTGGCGGCCCTCGTCAAGAGCCTCTTGAATCTGTCCATTTGTTTCCTCCGGTCTTGGTCCTGCTCACATACGCCTTGGCAGATACGGGACATGCCAGCTGCCGTTTCTGTCGGCCCGCGAATGTCCCAACAGGGCGCACTTCTAGTGCGTCCGCAGGAGTTTTCGGTTACCTTTGGGAGCAGGAGCACGGTGCCTTCACCCAAATGGGCGGGGTGCCTGCACCTATCGGAAAGCCGGCGGTCGAGTCCTCTGCCGCAATAGCCTCCGGATTCGAAGCTTTTCGATGAATTCTTTCCGGGCAGCCCTAAAGACTGGGCTCTTGCGGCCGATAAACACGACGTAGGCTCTATCGATCGGTTGACGGCCGGAAAGAGACCGCGCCCTCAGCGGTCTCTCCCGGCGACCTGACTGGGAAGAAATGCAGGGACGCCACAAAGGAAAGAAGCTGCGCCTGCTCGTCGTCGAGGATGACGGCCTGTGGCGCGACATGTTCCGCCTCGCCCTCTCCGCCCAGCCCCGGCTCGAGCTTGTTGACATCAAGAGCAGCGGCGAGGAGCTGCTGCCCCTGTGCCGGTCGGTCCGCCCCGACGTACTGCTCATCGACCTCGATTCGGCGGCGACGAAGGAGTGCGTGGGGGCGGCGCGCGCGGGCAAGGCGGAGCGGCCGGAGATGGGCGTCGTTGTGATTGCCGCCGCCGCCGACAGGGAATGTCTCGCCGCGCTTCCCTCGCCCGACACGCCCGGCTGGTCGCTGATCGTCAAACAATCGCTTTCCGACATGAGCGCGCTCGTCCACGCCATCGAAGCGGCGGCTGCCGGGCTCGTCGTGCTCGATCCGGCGCTCCTCGCAGCCACCCTCGAGCCCCGGCATTCGCGCCTGAGCCGCCTAACGCCGCGCCAACTGGAGGTCCTGCAACTCATGGCGAAGGGGCTCAGCAATTCCGCCATCGCCAAAGCGTTGGTGCTGGAAGAGAAGTCGGTGGAGAACCACATCAATGCCATATTCAGCCAGCTCGTGGTGAACCACGACGCTTCCGCCCACCCGCGGGTGAAGGCCGTTATCACCTATCTCGAGGAGACGGGCGCCCATCCCTCACGGGCGGCCTGATCCCGGCTGCTTTCCCCCGACCCGGACATCTGGAGCCGATCCTGTAAGATTGCCCTGCGGCAGGCGTTTGTATAATGGTCGCAGCTAGCCTCGAGGGATCGGCCTATCATGCCCAGATTGACCAGGTTGACAATGCTCGTCTTTATCACGTGCTCCTGTCTGCTTGTCGCGGGCGGAACGCTCCTCTTCTTCTTTGTGCTGAATCCGGGCGGTGATGGGCGTCCCGCCTCCGAAGGGCTGCCCGCCCAGACCGACGGCGACGGGAACGGCCGCAACCAGTACTTCTCCTCCGTCAAGGGCTACGCCATCGCCGTTCCTTCTGATTGGACGGAGACGCCGAACAGCATCGAACTGGGTGGCGCATCCGTCGACGTCTTCTACTCTCTGCGTCCGACCGGCCGGCCCGGCGTGGCACCCACGTTCAGCGTAAGCAGCGAGTCGCTCCCTCCGAAAACGACTTCGCGCGACTACCTTGAATCAAAGTTGGAATTCCTCGGTTCGGTGGGGGCTGAGTTTGCCGCGCCCGCGGCCGTCGAGGTGGGCGGTGTCGAGGGCTACCTGGTGGATTACAGCGGCTACTCGCGCACCTACTCGGTGGATTCGACGTCGATCGTCGTCGTCACCGGTCAACAGGGGTGGGAGTTCGTCCTGACGGTGCCCGCGGGCGAACGTTCGCGGTATCGCCCGTTGCTGGCCTCCATTCTTGCTTCCGTCCGTTTCCCGTCCAATTAGCGCCTTCTTCGCTCGTCGGCGACCGCAGTGGATGGCGGCGAGGAGAACGTTTTTGCGGCAGCGTATACCGTTTTGCTATACTCGAACAGTGACATAAGCGCGGTCGGAGGGGGGTGAAGAGATGCCGGAAAGCAAGCACAGGCGCAAGCGAGGGGCGAGGCGGACGAGCCGCGCCGCCGATTGGTCGGGCCCGGCGACCAAACACGGCCCCTTCGGACTATTCTCCAACATCAAGCTGTTCTACTTTCTCGGCGCTCTGATCATGGTGGGCAGCCTCGCGGTCGGCGGCATATGCGCGCTGCCGCAGGGGCAGACGGCTGAGCCCACGCCGACGCCGGAGCCGACAGCGGAGGTAACCGCAGAAGGCGCCGTCACCCCGGAGGAGACGCCGGTGGCCAAGAAATGGTACCCCGCGCCGCCGCCGATGACGATCGACGTAGCGAAGTCCTATACTGCGATCGTCAAGACCGACAAGGGCGATTTCTCCATCGAGCTGTTTGACGACCAGGCGCCCAACACGGTCAACAACTTCGTATTCCTGGCGCGCGACGGCTTCTATGACGGTCTTACCTTTCACTACGTGAAGCCTGACTTTTCCGTCATGACCGGCGACCCCTCCGGCGCGGGCACGGGCGGCCCCGGGTACAACATCGCGAAGGAAGAGACGCCGCATCGCTTCGAGGCGGGCACCGTCGGCATGGTGAACGGGAGCATCTTCTTCGTCGCACTCACCGAGTCAAAGAAGTTCGAGACCGGCGAGTTCTGGGCCTTCGGCAGGGTGGACGAGGAGGGTCTCAAGGTAGTCCGGCAGCTCGCCGTGGGCGACACGGTGCTTGGCGTCGAAATCATCGAACAGTAGGGCGCCCCTTCGACCCTTCAGTCCGTCCTCGATCCCCTCGACATAACGAAGACGCGGCGCTTCCCTCGTCTCCAGCATTTCCCTAAACTGACGATTAATACTAACGGTTGTGCCGGACGGCCGGCTCATAGTCAAAGAAAGGAAGCCCGCATGCTCAAGAAGCTGTTGGTCGCCGGCAGTATTCTGGCCGTTTTCCTCGCCGGTTGCGGCTCAGACGGTGACTCCAAATCGGCTAGGACGGACGAAGAGAAGCCCAGCGCCACCGTTGTCGTCAAGACGCCGGGGCCGACAGCGACCGAGGCCTCAAAGCCGGTCGGCGGCCCCGACGCGCTGTTCCAACCCCTCAGCATCATGGGCGGGCCGCTTTTCGGCGGCGGCTTCGACATGGAAGGGGCCACCCAGGAGGTCGATCCCGATCTCAAAGCGGCCCTCATTACGGCCGGCGACCTCCCCTCAAGCTACGTTGACTTCGGCAGCGACTTCGCCTTCTCCTTCGATTCGCCGGAGGGACCGATGGAGATGGCGGCGAATATGTTCTTCGAAGGCGACATGATGGAAGGGGGCGAAGGATCGGTGGTTATGTCAGCGGCCATCTCGATGCCTGCCAGCGCCTTCGAGGAATGGGATGCGCAGCTCGCGCAGATCGACGACCTCGATCCGGCGGAGATCGAAGAAGCGATGGAACAGACGGGAATGGCGAGCATGGGCGTGACGCTGAACGACATCCAGATATCGCGGCTCGACCTCGGTGAGGGCGGAATGCGCATGTACATGGTGATGGACATGAGCGGTCTCACGGAAGACCTGGGAGAAGAAATGGGGATGTTCGAGGGCGGCATCGCCTTCGACATGTACATGTTCAAGTCCGGGCAGACCGCCTACATGGTCATGAACATGTGGCCCGCGGGCGAGCAGACTGATGTCGACGGTCTGGCGCTGGCCGAACTCATGGAGTCGCGCATCCGCTAGACGGTCGATCGGACCGTGCAGCAAGGGCGGTCTGTCCGGGCCGCCCTTCTTCTTCCCACCGCGAACACAGAAATCTTCGCCCACGTTCGCGCTCACACCCGCCCGGGCTGCCTCTTTGCGGCCTGCGGCGCTGTTCCCGTTCGCCGCGTCACGCCGCGACGGGAACGGAGGCTTTTAGTGCAAAACATGCATTTAAAGCCAGAAATCCTTGACAATGAAAAGAAGCGCAGCCTATAGTGGGTTTAGGCTCTGTCGCATCATTCGAAGGGATAGACACATGCCGGAAGACCAGCCGTTGTTCGTCATCGATGACCTCCACGTCAGCGTCGAAGGCAAGGAAATCGTGAAGGGTCTCAACCTGACGGCGCGGCGCGGAGAAATCCATGCCGTCATGGGCCCGAACGCCTCCGGCAAGAGCACGCTCGCGCACGCCCTCATGGGCCACCCCCGCTACGAGGTGACGAAGGGCAAAGTCCTGCTGAAGGGGGAGAACATTCTCCGCCTCAAGCCGGACGAGCGGGCCCGCCGCGGCCTCTTCCTCGCCTTCCAGTACCCGCGCGCCATCCCGGGCGTGAGCATGGTCAATTTCCTCCGCTCCGCCCTTCGCTCCGTGCGCGATGAGGACGTGCCGGTGCGCGAGTTCAGGGCGATGCTCAGGGAGACGATGGACCTCCTCAAACTCGACGATGAGTTCGTGCGCCGCTACGTCAACGACGGCTTCTCCGGCGGCGAGATGAAGCGGGCGGAGGTGCTCCAGATGGGCATCCTCAAGCCTGAGATGGCCGTCCTCGACGAGACGGACTCGGGGCTCGACATCGATGCCCTGAGGACGGTGGCGGAGGGGATAAGCGCCCTCGCCGACGGCACGCGCAGCTTCCTCATTATCACCCACTACCAGCGCATACTGAACTACGTCCGCCCTCACTTCGTGCACATCCTCTTCGACGGCCGCATCATCAAGTCGGGCGGCCCCGACCTCGCCCACGAGCTGGAGGCGGAGGGCTACGAGGGGATAATCGCCGCGGCGCAGGGGGCGCGCTGATGACGGAGCGCAAAGCCGTTGACATAATGTCGGACGGCTACAAGTGGGGCTTCCACGACGAGGCCGAGTACCTCTTCAAGACGGAGAAGGGCCTCTCGCGCGCCGTCGTCGAAGAAATAGCAGGGATAAAGGAAGAGCCGCAGTGGATGCGTGACTTCCGCCTGCACGCGCTCGAGCTGTTCGAGAAGAAGCCGATGCCGGCGTGGGGCCCCGACCTCTCCGACATCCGGTTCGACGACATGTACTACTACGCGCGCGCCAGCGACAGGGCGGAGCGCGACTGGAAGGACGTGCCCGACTACATCCGCCGCACCTTCGACCGGCTGGGCATACCGGAAGCGGAGCAGAAATTCCTCGCCGGCGTGGGGGCGCAGTACGACTCGGAGGTCGTATACCATAACCTGCGCGAGGAGCTGTCGAAGCAGGGAGTCATCTTCGTCGACACCGACACCGCCGTGCGCGAGTACCCCGACCTTGTCCGCCGCTATATGGGTACCATCGTCCCGTCCGGCGACAACAAGTTCGCCGCCCTCAACAGCGCCGTTTGGAGCGGCGGCAGCTTCGTCTACGTTCCGGAGGGCGTGCGCGTGGAGATACCTCTTCAGGCCTACTTCCGCATCAACGCTGAAAACATCGGCCAGTTCGAGAGGACGCTGATAATCGCCGAGCCAGGCAGCTTTGTGCACTACATCGAGGGGTGCACCGCGCCTATCTACACCACGAACTCGCTGCACGCCGCCGTAGTGGAGGTGATCGTCAAGAAGGGCGCTCGCGTCCGTTACAGCACCGTGCAGAACTGGTCGACGAACGTCTTCAACCTCGTGACCAAGCGCTCGGCCGTTTACGAGGACGGCGTCGTCGAATGGGTCGACGGCAACCTGGGCAGCCGCACGACGATGAAGTACCCCGGCATCTATCTCATGGGGCGCGGCGCCCACGGCGAGGTGCTATCGTTGAGCTTCGCCGGCCGCGGCCAGCACCAGGACACCGGCGCCAAGGCGATTCACGCCGCCCCTTACACGAGCTCCGTCATCACCGCCAAGTCCATCAGCAAGGACGGCGGCCGCGCGAGCTACCGCGGGCTGGTGAAGGCGGCGCGCGGCGCGAAGGGCGTGAAATCGAGCGTGCGCTGCGACGCCCTCCTCATGGACGACGACTCGCGCTCCGACACCTACCCGACGATGGATATCGAGGAGCAGTCGGCGCTGATCGCCCACGAGGCCACAGTCAGCAAGGTGGGCGAGGAGCAACTCTTCTACTTGCAGAGCCGTGGCATCGAGCAGCAGGAAGCGACGAAGATGATCGTGAACGGCTTCGTGGAGCCGGTGGTCAAGGAGCTGCCGATGGAGTACGCGGTCGAGCTCAACCGGCTGATCGAGCTGCAACTGGAAGGGGCGGTCGGCTAGGCATGCAGGCAGTGACTTCCAGCCGCGGACAGGCCGCAGAGCTCATCGACGCGCTCTCGTCGCGGCATAACGAGCCGGAGTGGCTGCGGCAGCGCCGCCTCGAGGCCTGGCGTCTGTATCAGGGGTCCTCGACGGAGAGCGCGCGCCTCGAAGCGCTGCTTTCGGAACGGAGCGGCGATACGTCTTCGCGTACGGGCCGCGTCTGGAGCGGCCGCTTCGGGGGCGTCATCGAGCAATGGGGGAGGGAAATCGTCTCGCATTCGCTCAGCCCCGAGATTGCACGGGAGGGTATTGTCTTCGCCGATCTGCATTCCGCCGCCCGCGACCACGCCTCGCTGCTGCGAGAGCGCCTGATGAGCGTCGTGACGCCGCAAGAGAACGGCGACGAGGCGCTGAACGGCGCGTTGTGGAGCGGCGGCGCGCTTGCGTACCTGCCCCCGGACGCGCAGGCGCTCGAGCCGCTGGCGTACCTGGCCGGCGGCGCGGAGAGCGCGTTCCGCCGCGTCCTGCTGGTCGCCGAAAGGGGCAGCGCCGCGACCTTCGTCGAGGCGGGCGTCTCGACAGGGAAAACGCCCGCCGCCAGCGACTCGGTCGCCGAGATAGTGCTCGCGGAAGGGGCGCGGGTGCGTTACATAATGTTGCAGGACTGGGGGCGCAGCACCGACTGCCGCCTCACCTTGCGGGCGGTCCTCGGCGAGGGGAGCAGGCTCGATCTGATGGTTGCCGGCACGGGAGGCGCCTCTACGAAGGCGAAGCTGGAGGCCGTCCTCGCGGCCCACGGCGCGACCGCCCGCATCGTCGCGCTCACTGTCGCCGGCGGCGATCAGCGCCTCGAGTACAGCACGTTGCAGGAGCACAAGGCGCCGGAGACGGTGAGCGACCTCCTGTTCAAGTCGGCGCTGAGGGGGCGCGCGCGTCTCCAGTGGCGCGGGCTCACCCGCGTCGAGAGCGGCGCAGCGGGCGCGGACGCTAATCAAGAGTCGCGCAGCCTGCTCCTCAGCGACCGGGCGCAAGCGAGGCCGATGCCCGTGCTCGAAATCGAGGCGCACGACGTGTCGCGCTGCAGCCACGGCGCCACCGTCAGCTCGCTCGACGAAGAGCAGCTCTTCTACCTGATGTCGCGGGGCCTGTCAGGCCGGCAGGCGGAGACGGCGATTGTGGAGGGCTTCTTCCGCCAGGCGCTCGACCGCCTCGACGGCGACGGCGTCAGGAGCGGCATCGAGCGCGTGCTGCGGCGCAGGCTGACTGCGGGACGTCGCCGCAGTTCAGACGGAGAATGAGATGATAGACGTCGAAGCGGTGCGAAGAGACTTTCCTATTCTCGAACGGCGAGTACACGGCCGGCCGCTCGTCTACCTCGACAACGCCGCCACCACGCAGAAGCCGCGCGCGGTCATCGATGCCCTTTCGCAGTACTACGAGCGCTCGAACGCTAACATACATCGCGGGCTGCACGCTCTGGCGGAAGAGGCGACGGCGGCCTATGAGGGGACGCGGGCGAAGGTGGCCGGCCTGATAAACGCGCCGACCGCCGAGAGTGTCGTCTTCACCCGCAACACCACGGAATCCATCAACCTCGTGGCCCACTCCTGGGGACGGAAGCGGCTGCGCCCCGGCGACGAGATCGTGCTGACGGTGATGGAGCACCACAGCAACCTCATCCCCTGGCAACTGCTGGCGAAGGAGACGGGCGCGCGACTGCGCTTCATCGACATCGACGACGAGGGGCGCCTGCGCCGCGACGACATCGAACGGCTCATCGGCGAGAGGACGCGGCTGGTCGCGTTCACGCAGATGTCGAACGTGCTCGGGACGATCAACCCTGCCGCGGAGATCATCGCGCGGGCCCACAGCCGCGGCGCGCTCGCGCTCGTCGACGGGGCGCAGAGCGTGCCCCACATGCCTGTCGACGTCCAGGAGATGGACTGCGATTTCCTCGCCTTCTCCAGCCACAAGATGCTCGGGCCCACGGGAGTCGGCGTGCTCTACGCCAGGCGCGAGCTCCTGGAGGACATGGAGCCCTTCCTCGGCGGCGGCGAGATGATCAGCAGGGTGTCGCTGGAGGACGCCTCCTGGAATGAGGTGCCCTGGAAGTTCGAGGCGGGGACGCCCAATATCGGCGGTGTCATCGCCCTCGGCGCTGCCATCGACTACCTGAAGGCGCTGGGAATGGAATCGGTGAGAGCGCACGAAATGGAGCTTGGCCGCTACGCTCTGGAGGCGCTGGCGGGCATCCCCGGCGTCACCGTGTACGGCCCGAAGAACGCGGACAGCCGCGGCGCCGTCGTCGCTTTCAACTACGGCGACCTGCATCCTCACGACATCGGCACGGCGCTCGATAGCTATGGCATCGCCATACGCGCCGGCCACCACTGCGCGCAGCCGTTGATGGCGCGGTTGGGCGTGGTCGCCACCGCCCGCGCCAGCTTCTACATCTATAACCGGACGGACGAAGTGGATGCCCTGGCGCGGGGAATACGAGAAGCAGCGAGGTTCTTCGAACGTGTCCCACTATCCTGAGCCGGAACTGGACGAGCTCTACCGCGAGCTTATCCTCGACCACTACCGCAATCCGCGGAACCACGGCAAGCTGAGCGACCCCGACGTGGTTGGGGAGGGCTACAACCCCCTCTGCGGCGACGAGATCGAGGTGCACGTGCGTCTCGAGGACGGGCGCATCACGGAGGCGGCCTTCAGCGGGCGTGGCTGCTCCATTAGCCAGGCCTCCGGCTCGATGATGACGGAAGCGGTGAAGGGCAAGTCGGTCGACGACATCGTCGCGCTCGCCGACGCCTTCATGCGGATGATGAAGGACCCCGATTTCGTGCCGCCGGAAGAGATGGGCGATCTGGAGGCGTTCCAGGGCGTCGCCCGCTTTCCGGTGCGCGTCAAATGCGCTACCCTTGCCTGGCACGCGCTCCGAGAGGGGCTCAAGCGCCGCTCCGACTAATCCCAGAGGGGTATGGGGATGCTTTTCTCGGAAGAGACGGTGCGTGAGAAGCTACGCGACGTCATCGACCCCGAGCTGGGAATGAACGTCGTCGACCTCGGCCTCATCTACAAAGTGAAGATAGAAGGGACGACCGTCCGCATCACCTACACGCTGACGAGCCCCGCCTGTCCCTTGGGTCCTGCTATCGCCGCCGCCATCCAGCGCTCGGCGTCGGAGCTCCCCGGGGTCGAGAGCGTCGAGCTCGCGCTTACGTTCAGCCCGCCCTGGGACCCGAAGACGATGGCAAGTGAAGAGGCGCGGATGGAGATGGGAATCTGGTAGCGGCGCCCTTCGCCCGCGAATGAACGAGAACGTCTTCCTCATCAGCGGCCGGCCCGGGTCGGGAAAGACCACCGTCGTCCGGCGCATCGTGGAGGCGCTTGCCGTCAGGGCGGGCGGCTTTTACACGCAGGAGACGCGGGGCACCGACGGCCGCCGCACGGGGTTCGAGATCGTAACGCTTCAGGGAACGCGCGCCCCCCTTGCCGGGGTCCATATTCGCAGCCCCTATCGCGTCGGGAAATACGGCGTCAATCTCAGGGGTATCGACGAGGTGGCCGTCCCGGCAATCCACGATGCTGTGAAGGACTGCGATCTCATTCTCATCGACGAGATCGGCAGGATGGAGCTGTATTCGCAAGACTTCCGAGACGCGGTGACTGATGCCATCGAAAGTGGGAAGCCCGTGCTGGGGACGATAATGCTCGCCGCCCACCCTTGGGCCGACGCCGTCCGTTCTCGCGCCGACGTGCATGTCTTTCCGATCGATCCATCGAGCCGCGACTCCGTCGCCCGTCTGGTACTGGACCGGCTGCGCCCGCTCTTCCACTAGCCCGGCCTCGATAGAGAATAGACCGCGCTCTTACGCCTCCGGACTCCTCGCTGTCCACTGAGGGGCTATCCCCCCCGCCAACAAGGGTGTGGGCACCCTTCATGGCGAGACCTTAAGTTTCGAAACACATTCAGACCCAATCGGATGGTTGGCGGCAAGAGTCTGCCGCCGCTAGTCCCGCCAGCGAGCGGGTGACGGGCCGCGTTCTGAAAGGGCCCATACTCCGTAAGGAGGGAGTGCATGAGTAGGATACTGAAGCTAGTCAAACGGGCAAATCGGGAAGAGGAAGGCATCACGGGCCTTGAGACGGCCATTATCCTGATCGCCTTCGTAGTCGTGGCGACGGTCTTTGCATTCGTCGTGCTGAGCACCGGTCTCTTCAGCTCCGAGCGGGGCAAGGAGGCGGTGTACTCCGGTCTGCAGAAGACCAGGGGTTCGCTTGAGCTGCGCGGCAGCGTCATCGCCAACACCGATGGCACGAACGTGACCAGCCTCGTGTTCGACCTGGCCAACGCCGCCGGTGGCGAGCCGGTCAACCTCGACCCCGCAGCCACCAGCAACAAAGTCGTGATGGCGTATCGCGACGCGTCTGTCGCCAACTCCGACCTCGTATGGGAAAGGGCATGGCTCGTAGGCGACGGCGATAACCTGCTGGAAGCCGGCGAACTGGCGGAGATCACCCTGACCATGGCCTCGCAGACCCCGGCGATCACCCTCGGCGCCAACGCTGCCTTCACCCTCGAAGTGAAGCCGCCGCTCGGTGGCACGATGGTCATCGCGCGAACGACGCCCGCCGGCCTGGATACCGTGGTCGATCTTCACTAGAAGGTCCGCCTTCCGGAGGATACCCAGGCAAACGCGGCCGTCAACTGAAAATCGAAGAGCCTCTTGAATCTGGGCACCTGCTTGTCGGGCAGAAACAGGCGGGTGCCCAGCCATTTTCGGCAGTGCGCTAGGTCACGATGTCGCGCCGCTCGAATATCACCGCCGCCACCGCCAGCGCCCCCAGGGCCACTCCGCCGGAGACCAGGAGACCGACCCACGAAAGCTCCCCCGTATCGAGGATGCGCTGCGGGTCGTAGAAGTGGAAGAGAGAGATGTTGCCCGACCATTCCACCCTCTCCACTGTCCGGGCGACGATGTCGATAGCGTAGAAGGCGGTGGTGAGAAGGCCCGCCGCCGCTGCCGCCTTCGCTGTCGAGAGGAACAAGCAGGAGAAGGCCAGCGAGTAACCGGCCACCGCCAGAGCCACCATCCATGCCTGGAAGAGGGTAAGCGAAAGGTTCAGCACGTTGGCGGTTGCGGCTGCGGTAGCCAGCCCCGCCATCAAGGTCAGCGCCGCGGCCACCGCGAGGACGGCGGACGCGACAACGAACACCAGCCACCGCCAGAGCAGGAAGCGGCTTCGCGCTACCGGCTGGCTCAGTATGAGGTCCAGCGTCCCTTTCTCGCGCTCGCGGGCGACGGCGGCGCCGCAGTGAACGACGGCGTAGATGGCGAACAGCGCCGCCCCAAAGCTCAGGAACTGCGTGTTCATCCAAAGATTGACCGCGAACTCCTCTCCCGACGGTATGGGCGCATTCGGATCGAGACCCATGAACGCGCGCAGACCTTCCGGGAACTGCTCGATCAGCTCCACGTAGTCGGCCGCGCCTATGCTGCGGTACAGGGCTCCCGTGAGGAAGGCAAGCGCGCCGACGCCGATTACCCACGCCAGCGCGGTGTAGCGATGGAACCAGACGTTCACGGTGAAGACCGCGGCGCTCACTCCTCGCTCCCTTCGCTGTAGAACTGCATGAACGTCTCTTCGAGCGTTGCCTCCGGGAAGACGATATCTTCGACCGGGAGTTCGGTGAGAGCGCGCAGCACCTCGCGCACGTGCCCGGAGACCTGGAATTCGGCGCGGTTCCCGTTCATGCTTCGCAGCTCCGTCCCCGCGATGAGCAGCGCCTCGCGCGGCACGGGCCGCTCGAACGTCACCTCGAGCGTGCGCACCTTCTTGTGCTGAATCGCCTCGACCTCTTCGACCGCCATCAGCTTGCCGCGGCGCAGTATCGCCACGCGGTTGCACACGCGCTCCACCTCCGGAAGATTGTGCGACGAAAGGAAGATCGTGCGCCCCTGGGCTTGCTCCTCGCGTAGTATCTTGTAGACCTCCTGCTGCACGAGGGGATCGAGCCCCTTCGTCGGCTCGTCGAGGATGAGTAGTTCGGGCTGTGGCATGAGGGCGGCGACCAGCGCCAGTTTCTGGCGCATCCCCGAAGAGTAGGCGCCTATCTTGCGCTTGAGGTCGATATCGAGGCGTTCGGCGAGCGCCCGCCCGTGCGCGAGGTTCGACGCGCCGCGCAGCCGGTTCAGCAACTCGAGGAGATGCTCGCCGGTCATGGCATCGTAAAGCGCGACGTCTCCCTGCAGATAGCCGGTGCGGCGACGCACGGCCAGCGAATCGGCGCGAACGTCGTGCCCGAGCACCTCGGCGCGGCCTTGAGTGGGACGTATGAAGTCGAGAAGGAGGCGGATCGTCGTCGTCTTGCCGGCGCCGTTCGGCCCCAGATAGCCGAAGATCTCGCCCCGTTCCACCGTCAGGTCGAGGTTGTCGAGCGCGAGCACCTGTCCGTAGCGCTTGGAGAGCCCGTAGGTGCGGATGGCAGGGATCATGCTTCTCCTTTCCCCTACGGCCAGTATACGGTTGACGCCGTCCGAGTTCCAGTTGTCAGGCGTGTAGACAATTAAAACGGATGCACGGTACAACAGTTGACGGAGCGGACGAAAGCTAGACTAAGGAGGTTGACTCTATGGCTAACGGCGAGATGGTA of Dehalococcoidia bacterium contains these proteins:
- a CDS encoding ABC transporter permease subunit, with amino-acid sequence MSAAVFTVNVWFHRYTALAWVIGVGALAFLTGALYRSIGAADYVELIEQFPEGLRAFMGLDPNAPIPSGEEFAVNLWMNTQFLSFGAALFAIYAVVHCGAAVAREREKGTLDLILSQPVARSRFLLWRWLVFVVASAVLAVAAALTLMAGLATAAATANVLNLSLTLFQAWMVALAVAGYSLAFSCLFLSTAKAAAAAGLLTTAFYAIDIVARTVERVEWSGNISLFHFYDPQRILDTGELSWVGLLVSGGVALGALAVAAVIFERRDIVT
- a CDS encoding ABC transporter ATP-binding protein translates to MIPAIRTYGLSKRYGQVLALDNLDLTVERGEIFGYLGPNGAGKTTTIRLLLDFIRPTQGRAEVLGHDVRADSLAVRRRTGYLQGDVALYDAMTGEHLLELLNRLRGASNLAHGRALAERLDIDLKRKIGAYSSGMRQKLALVAALMPQPELLILDEPTKGLDPLVQQEVYKILREEQAQGRTIFLSSHNLPEVERVCNRVAILRRGKLMAVEEVEAIQHKKVRTLEVTFERPVPREALLIAGTELRSMNGNRAEFQVSGHVREVLRALTELPVEDIVFPEATLEETFMQFYSEGSEE